One genomic window of Conger conger chromosome 9, fConCon1.1, whole genome shotgun sequence includes the following:
- the LOC133136674 gene encoding beta-galactoside-binding lectin-like: protein MTYGRVELQNLSFKQGVELQVTGVPKPNPVSFTIDVGNSDSNIALHVNPRFQGSGPGVIVLNAMKDGFWCAQVTDERNFPFRQGEEFEVSITFANDKFYISLHDGHMLDFPNHLEQPQYSKIWFTADVRITGIYVK from the exons ATGACTTACGGG AGAGTGGAGTTGCAAAACCTTTCCTTCAAGCAAGGAGTGGAACTGCAAGTCACCGGTGTCCCTAAACCCAATCCGGTTAG tttCACAATCGATGTGGGTAATTCTGATTCCAACATTGCGCTCCACGTCAACCCTCGTTTTCAAGGCTCTGGCCCAGGTGTCATCGTCTTGAATGCCATGAAGGATGGGTTCTGGTGTGCTCAAGTGACAGATGAAAGAAACTTTCCTTTCCGGCAGGGCGAGGAGTTTGAG gTGTCCATCACCTTTGCCAATGACAAGTTTTACATTAGCCTGCACGACGGCCACATGCTGGACTTCCCCAACCACCTGGAACAGCCCCAGTACAGTAAAATCTGGTTTACAGCAGATGTCAGAATCACCGGCATATATGTCAAATAg
- the LOC133138024 gene encoding beta-galactoside-binding lectin-like — protein MSRVELQNLSFKQGMGLQVTGAPKPNPDRFAINVGESDSNIALHINPRFQGSGPGVIVLNAMKDGFWGTEVIDERNFPFRQGEEFEVSITFANDKFYISLHNGQMLEFPNRLEQPQYSKIWFTGDVRITGIYVK, from the exons atgagt AGAGTGGAGTTGCAAAACCTTTCCTTCAAGCAAGGAATGGGACTGCAAGTCACCGGTGCCCCTAAACCCAATCCGGATCG tTTCGCCATCAATGTGGGTGAATCTGATTCCAACATTGCACTCCACATCAACCCTCGCTTTCAAGGCTCTGGCCCAGGTGTCATCGTCCTGAATGCCATGAAGGATGGGTTCTGGGGTACTGAAGTGATAGATGAAAGAAACTTTCCTTTCCGGCAGGGCGAGGAGTTTGAG gTGTCCATCACCTTTGCCAATGACAAGTTTTACATTAGCCTGCACAACGGCCAGATGCTGGAGTTCCCCAACCGCCTGGAACAGCCCCAGTACAGTAAAATCTGGTTTACAGGAGACGTCAGAATCACCGGCATATATGTCAAATAg